The Thermotoga sp. SG1 region GAACACCGATGGTTCTTTTTAAAACAGCATTTTTTACAGCATATATGGGATGGTAGTTCAGTTTTCTGATAGCATCGATGACCTTCTTTCTCGTCTCTTCAGAGACGTTGTTGTAACCGTTTATCACCCGGGACACGGTTGCAATGGAAACTCCTGCAAGCCTGGCCACATCTCTGATGGAGGCCATACTACCTCCCCGCCTTCAGACAGAGAACTTTGTGATTTTCCTCAACTTCCACAAGTTCTGGTTTCTCAGTAAAGCACCTTTCGTCTTTTATGGGGCATCTGTCGTAGTACTTGCACGGCACGTTCGAAGATGAAACGAGTTCCGGTATAAATCTTTTGCTGAGATCCCATTTTCTGTCTATTTCCGGTACAGATTCAAGGAGCATCTTCGTATAGGGATGAATCGGATTATGAAACACCTTCTCTGTATCTCCCATCTCAACGATGTTCCCTCTGTACATTATGAAGGTCTCATCACTGATGTAGTATCCAAGAGAAAGATCGTGCGTTATGAAAATTACTGACATTCCACGCTCTCGAAGATCACCAAGGAGATTCAGGATATCCACTCTCGTTGAAGCATCGAGCATGCTGATGATCTCGTCCGCGATCAAAAGTTCCACGTCGAGAAGCAAAGTTCTTGCAATGAGGATCCTCTGAAGCTGTCCGCCACTGAGCTGGTGGGGGTATTTCCCGAGTATCTCCCGTGGGTTCATTCCAACAGAGGCGATAAC contains the following coding sequences:
- a CDS encoding ABC transporter ATP-binding protein, whose product is MSLLKVQNLTKEFPLGFFGREKLKAVDDVSFEIDRSRIVSLIGESGSGKTTVGKLILKLIKPTSGQILFDGKDISQIKGKDLREYYRRVQGVFQDPFSSFNPIYKIDRVLNMVFEEFFPDTPASERRSRMEEVIASVGMNPREILGKYPHQLSGGQLQRILIARTLLLDVELLIADEIISMLDASTRVDILNLLGDLRERGMSVIFITHDLSLGYYISDETFIMYRGNIVEMGDTEKVFHNPIHPYTKMLLESVPEIDRKWDLSKRFIPELVSSSNVPCKYYDRCPIKDERCFTEKPELVEVEENHKVLCLKAGR